In one Angustibacter luteus genomic region, the following are encoded:
- a CDS encoding IclR family transcriptional regulator — translation MTTSGHPETSQTLDRGLQLLLLLAADESGCTVTELAAALGVARPVVYRLLTTLEQRHLATRGRDGRVRLGLGVLALAGRVQPLLRDVATPVLRQLADEVGATAHLTVVDGDEALAVVVVEPQWTQFHVAYRVGSRHPLVRGAAGRAILAMRSGAPETATSDGELQPGAHGLAIGWSVGPLEGSVGVVTLTPLDPDDVSAAVRTARDDLVQRLQT, via the coding sequence ATGACCACCAGCGGCCATCCCGAGACGTCGCAGACGCTCGACCGGGGGCTGCAGCTGCTGCTGCTGCTCGCCGCGGACGAGTCCGGCTGCACCGTCACCGAGCTCGCCGCCGCCCTCGGCGTGGCGCGACCCGTCGTCTACCGGCTGCTGACCACCCTGGAGCAGCGCCACCTCGCCACCCGGGGGCGGGACGGTCGGGTCCGGCTGGGGCTGGGCGTCCTGGCGCTCGCCGGGCGGGTGCAGCCGCTGCTGCGCGACGTCGCCACCCCGGTGCTGCGCCAGCTCGCCGACGAGGTCGGCGCCACCGCGCACCTGACGGTGGTGGACGGCGACGAGGCCCTGGCCGTGGTCGTGGTCGAGCCGCAGTGGACGCAGTTCCACGTGGCGTACCGGGTGGGCAGCCGGCACCCGCTGGTCCGCGGCGCCGCCGGCCGGGCCATCCTGGCGATGCGCTCCGGCGCTCCCGAGACGGCCACCAGCGACGGCGAGCTGCAGCCCGGCGCGCACGGGCTGGCGATCGGCTGGTCCGTCGGTCCGCTGGAGGGGTCGGTCGGCGTCGTGACGCTCACCCCGCTCGACCCGGACGACGTCTCCGCCGCCGTCCGCACCGCCCGGGACGACCTGGTCCAGCGGCTGCAGACCTGA
- the fahA gene encoding fumarylacetoacetase encodes MSAVDLPADTAYGLDHLPFGVFSTEDEAPRVGVRVGDHVLDLAPVAAADGIDSAPVFAEPTLNPFLGLGRAHWEALRAWLVDLLTQEANAELVGQHLHPLAEVRLHLPIEVADYVDFYASEHHATNVGRIFRPDGAALTPNWKHLPIGYHGRAGTVVVSGTDVVRPQGQRKAPDDAAPTFGPSVRLDIEAEVGFVVAGATRLGEQVGVDSFADHVFGVVLLNDWSARDVQAWEYVPLGPFLGKSFATSVSAWVTPLQALRAARVPLPEQDPTPLPYLLGDDLPGYDLAIEVELNGTVVSRPPFASMYWSPAQMLAHLTVNGASLRTGDLFASGTVSGPERDQTGSLLERTWNGTEPVTVGDQERGFLQDGDTVVLRATATGTGGGRIALGEVTGTIRPATT; translated from the coding sequence GTGAGTGCCGTCGACCTGCCCGCGGACACCGCGTACGGGCTGGACCACCTGCCCTTCGGCGTGTTCTCCACCGAGGACGAGGCTCCGCGGGTCGGTGTCCGGGTGGGCGACCACGTGCTCGACCTCGCACCCGTGGCCGCGGCCGACGGCATCGACTCCGCGCCGGTGTTCGCCGAGCCCACGCTGAACCCGTTCCTGGGGCTGGGTCGCGCGCACTGGGAGGCGCTGCGGGCGTGGCTGGTCGACCTGCTGACGCAGGAGGCCAACGCCGAGCTGGTCGGGCAGCACCTGCACCCGCTGGCCGAGGTCCGGCTGCACCTGCCGATCGAGGTCGCGGACTACGTCGACTTCTACGCCAGCGAGCACCACGCCACGAACGTCGGGCGCATCTTCCGGCCGGACGGTGCCGCGCTGACCCCGAACTGGAAGCACCTGCCGATCGGCTACCACGGCCGGGCGGGCACGGTCGTGGTGTCCGGGACGGACGTCGTCCGCCCCCAGGGGCAGCGCAAGGCGCCGGACGACGCCGCCCCCACGTTCGGGCCGAGCGTCCGGCTGGACATCGAGGCCGAGGTCGGGTTCGTCGTCGCTGGGGCGACCCGGCTCGGCGAGCAGGTCGGCGTCGACTCCTTCGCCGACCACGTCTTCGGCGTCGTGCTGCTCAACGACTGGAGCGCCCGCGACGTGCAGGCCTGGGAGTACGTCCCGCTGGGCCCGTTCCTGGGCAAGTCGTTCGCCACCAGCGTCTCGGCCTGGGTCACCCCGCTGCAGGCGCTGCGCGCCGCCCGGGTGCCGCTGCCGGAGCAGGACCCGACGCCGCTGCCGTACCTGCTCGGCGACGACCTGCCCGGGTACGACCTGGCCATCGAGGTCGAGCTCAACGGCACGGTCGTGTCCCGCCCGCCGTTCGCCAGCATGTACTGGTCCCCGGCCCAGATGCTCGCGCACCTCACGGTCAACGGAGCGAGCCTGCGCACCGGGGACCTGTTCGCCAGCGGCACCGTGTCCGGCCCCGAGCGCGACCAGACCGGCTCGCTACTCGAGCGCACCTGGAACGGCACCGAGCCGGTCACCGTCGGCGACCAGGAGCGCGGCTTCCTGCAGGACGGCGACACCGTCGTCCTGCGCGCCACCGCGACCGGCACCGGTGGCGGCCGGATCGCCCTCGGTGAGGTCACCGGGACGATCCGACCAGCCACCACCTGA
- a CDS encoding helix-turn-helix transcriptional regulator, with protein MGPHVAPARWAEFGRRLRARRRAAGLTQAELGRRVGYHHSLISRLEAGERAPSPELLRRLERLLGAGGPLGPDDAPDVTRDLASGGFTVTSPTSLGLTLFAVSPGSASLDLPTADLGRHWPSRLPVAGVTCPVHPQRECAVPAAGDAVAVLPSLRASGSPAARPGRDVDLAHSLAALLAAFSQASVVDCSVDLVGAVERVLQLVVRWLRAAQAVGEPAPVQLRLAAGYAQLAGRMRMHRGQNVLAMAWLGHGMQWAELANDVAARVCLLTDVCTLARLDEDAPSVVSYALGLGAIDPRRGWVATLSHLYQARGYAGSADLVAARRHATAARRGLARLDERDLVEAPWLAGEGGVLRIESSVAGALRDLSARTGDAALARQAGHATRRSLAVLPTSMRPTYLLLQLRLADSLACAGDVDGAVAEAAPVAVEVLAARRAPLTRELAGLRARLQRWREVTAVRELEERLATAAV; from the coding sequence ATGGGCCCCCACGTCGCCCCGGCCCGCTGGGCCGAGTTCGGACGGCGACTGCGCGCCCGCCGGCGAGCGGCGGGGCTCACCCAGGCCGAGCTCGGACGGCGGGTCGGGTACCACCACAGCCTGATCAGCCGGCTCGAGGCCGGGGAACGCGCGCCGTCGCCGGAGCTGCTGCGCCGCCTCGAGCGGTTGCTGGGCGCCGGTGGGCCGCTGGGCCCGGACGACGCCCCCGACGTCACCCGGGACCTGGCCTCCGGTGGGTTCACCGTCACCTCCCCCACCTCGCTGGGCCTGACCCTGTTCGCCGTCTCCCCGGGCTCGGCGTCCCTCGACCTGCCGACCGCCGACCTCGGTCGGCACTGGCCGAGCCGGCTGCCGGTCGCGGGGGTGACCTGCCCGGTCCACCCCCAGCGCGAGTGCGCGGTGCCCGCCGCCGGTGACGCGGTCGCCGTCCTGCCGAGCCTGCGGGCCAGCGGCTCACCAGCGGCCCGGCCCGGTCGGGACGTCGACCTCGCGCACAGCCTGGCCGCCCTGCTCGCCGCGTTCTCCCAGGCGAGCGTCGTGGACTGCTCGGTCGACCTGGTGGGGGCGGTCGAGCGGGTGCTGCAGCTCGTGGTCCGCTGGCTGCGCGCCGCGCAGGCGGTCGGCGAACCGGCACCGGTGCAGCTGCGGCTGGCGGCCGGCTACGCGCAGCTCGCAGGCCGGATGCGCATGCACCGCGGGCAGAACGTGCTGGCTATGGCGTGGCTCGGCCACGGGATGCAGTGGGCCGAGCTCGCCAACGACGTGGCCGCGCGGGTCTGCCTCCTGACCGACGTCTGCACGCTCGCTCGGCTCGACGAGGACGCGCCGTCCGTCGTCAGCTACGCGCTCGGACTCGGGGCGATCGACCCGCGCCGCGGGTGGGTGGCCACCCTCTCCCACCTGTACCAGGCTCGCGGCTACGCCGGTTCGGCCGACCTGGTCGCCGCGCGGCGGCACGCCACGGCTGCCCGGCGCGGGTTGGCCCGACTGGACGAGCGGGACCTGGTGGAGGCCCCGTGGCTGGCCGGCGAGGGCGGCGTGCTGCGCATCGAGTCGTCCGTGGCTGGGGCGCTGCGCGACCTGTCGGCGCGCACCGGTGACGCAGCCCTCGCCCGGCAGGCCGGGCACGCCACCCGGCGGTCGCTGGCGGTGCTCCCGACGTCCATGCGTCCGACGTACCTGCTGCTGCAGCTGCGACTGGCCGACTCGCTGGCGTGCGCCGGTGACGTGGACGGGGCCGTCGCCGAGGCGGCCCCCGTCGCGGTCGAGGTGCTCGCGGCCCGCCGGGCGCCGTTGACCCGGGAGCTGGCCGGCCTCCGGGCCCGGCTGCAGCGGTGGCGGGAGGTCACGGCCGTCCGGGAGCTCGAGGAGCGGCTGGCCACCGCGGCGGTCTGA
- a CDS encoding homogentisate 1,2-dioxygenase, with product MAHYRSVGDIPAKRHTQFRQPDGRLYSEELMGEEGFSSDSSLLYHREIPSAIVDSRPWDMAELKTHPNYPLRPFHLKLHELFPGEGEEAAWRGVDVVRGRRLVLANGDVRISYAVSDTPSPYYRNAIGDECVFVESGEGVVETMFGALPFRPGDYVLIPRATVHRWVPGDVAQHGPVRAYAIEANSHIAPPKRYLSKYGQLLEHSPYCERDLHAPSEPLLAEGTDVEVFTKHRGHGPHGIVGSVVVHATHPFDVVGWDGCMYPYTLNVSDFEPITGRIHQPPPVHQVFEGWNFVICNFVPRKVDYHPLAVPVPYYHSNVDSDEVMFYVAGDYEARKGSGIGQGSISLHPGGHSHGPQPGAVEAALGKEYFDELAVMVDTFKPLELGEGAIASDDGAYAWSWSGGRREP from the coding sequence GTGGCCCACTACCGCAGCGTCGGCGACATCCCCGCCAAGCGCCACACGCAGTTCCGCCAGCCCGACGGGCGGCTGTACAGCGAGGAGCTCATGGGGGAGGAGGGCTTCTCGTCCGACTCCTCGCTGCTCTACCACCGCGAGATACCGTCGGCGATCGTCGACTCCCGGCCCTGGGACATGGCCGAGCTCAAGACCCACCCGAACTACCCGCTGCGGCCGTTCCACCTCAAGCTGCACGAGCTGTTCCCGGGCGAGGGCGAGGAGGCGGCCTGGCGCGGGGTGGACGTCGTGCGCGGCCGCCGCCTGGTGCTCGCCAACGGCGACGTGCGCATCTCGTACGCGGTGAGTGACACGCCGTCCCCCTACTACCGCAACGCGATCGGCGACGAGTGCGTCTTCGTCGAGTCCGGCGAGGGCGTCGTCGAGACCATGTTCGGCGCGCTGCCGTTCCGGCCGGGTGACTACGTCCTGATCCCGCGCGCCACCGTGCACCGCTGGGTCCCCGGGGACGTCGCGCAGCACGGCCCGGTGCGGGCGTACGCCATCGAGGCCAACAGCCACATCGCCCCGCCCAAGCGCTACCTCAGCAAGTACGGCCAGCTGCTCGAGCACAGCCCGTACTGCGAGCGGGACCTGCACGCGCCCTCCGAGCCGCTGCTGGCCGAGGGCACGGACGTCGAGGTCTTCACCAAGCACCGCGGGCACGGCCCGCACGGGATCGTCGGCAGCGTCGTCGTGCACGCCACCCACCCGTTCGACGTCGTGGGCTGGGACGGCTGCATGTACCCGTACACGCTGAACGTGTCCGACTTCGAGCCGATCACCGGCCGGATCCACCAGCCGCCGCCCGTGCACCAGGTCTTCGAGGGCTGGAACTTCGTGATCTGCAACTTCGTGCCGCGCAAGGTGGACTACCACCCGCTGGCCGTCCCCGTGCCGTACTACCACTCGAACGTGGACAGCGACGAGGTCATGTTCTACGTCGCCGGCGACTACGAGGCCCGCAAGGGCAGCGGCATCGGCCAGGGCTCCATCTCGCTGCACCCCGGCGGGCACAGCCACGGGCCGCAGCCGGGGGCCGTGGAGGCCGCGCTCGGCAAGGAGTACTTCGACGAGCTGGCTGTCATGGTCGACACGTTCAAGCCGCTCGAGCTGGGCGAGGGGGCGATCGCCAGCGACGACGGCGCCTACGCGTGGAGCTGGTCCGGCGGCCGGCGCGAGCCCTGA
- a CDS encoding M1 family metallopeptidase, translating to MRGAGRSRRRATSVVAATAALAVGAGGSAWAAAASPGAPGLGDAYYPAYGNGGYDVSHYAIDVHYTPSNDLITGRATITAKATQDLSRFDLDFALTAQSVTVNGVPARTRTDDLELVVTPRKAVKKGATMKVVVVYAGVPSSVEADGYQPWIRTADGAVAVGEPQIASWWYPGNDHPRDKATYDIKVTVPTGLEALSNGSLRSHRSIPGHEVWSWHESKPMASYLAFFAAGQFDITQSTTAKGLPVITAVASNGGSEGQYAAADLARTGEVIDFHARHWGPYPFDITGGVAPAADFGFALENQTRPVYTRGFWRGGPNIYVVVHEQAHQWYGDSVSVDQWKDIWLNEGFASFAEWAWSEDHGEGSGAELLEAYYDQIPATSPFWSLTIGNPGKDREFSGAVYDRGAMTLQALRQRIGDPAFWQVMRNWAQQHRYGNGSIPQFIALAERSSGEDLGSFFDAWLYSSTKPAHTVANGFLTAKAAAKAGVGGPQAELPRSKQKIDALHRVLVAQERAAAAAR from the coding sequence ATGCGAGGTGCAGGACGCAGCAGGCGCCGGGCGACGTCGGTGGTCGCGGCGACGGCAGCGCTGGCGGTCGGCGCGGGCGGCAGCGCGTGGGCGGCGGCGGCCTCGCCGGGGGCTCCGGGCCTCGGTGACGCGTACTACCCGGCGTACGGCAACGGCGGGTACGACGTCAGCCACTACGCGATCGACGTGCACTACACGCCGTCGAACGACCTGATCACCGGCCGGGCGACCATCACGGCGAAGGCGACCCAGGACCTCTCGCGCTTCGACCTGGACTTCGCGCTGACGGCCCAGTCCGTCACGGTGAACGGGGTGCCCGCGCGCACCCGGACGGACGACCTCGAGCTGGTCGTCACCCCGCGCAAGGCCGTCAAGAAGGGCGCGACGATGAAGGTCGTCGTCGTGTACGCCGGGGTGCCGAGCTCCGTCGAGGCCGACGGCTACCAGCCCTGGATCCGGACGGCGGACGGCGCGGTCGCGGTCGGCGAACCGCAGATCGCCTCGTGGTGGTACCCCGGCAACGACCACCCCCGGGACAAGGCGACCTACGACATCAAGGTGACGGTGCCGACCGGGCTCGAGGCGCTGAGCAACGGCTCGCTGCGCTCGCACCGGAGCATCCCCGGGCACGAGGTCTGGAGCTGGCACGAGTCCAAGCCCATGGCCAGCTACCTGGCCTTCTTCGCGGCCGGCCAGTTCGACATCACCCAGAGCACGACGGCCAAGGGGCTGCCGGTGATCACGGCGGTCGCCTCGAACGGTGGCAGTGAGGGCCAGTACGCCGCGGCCGACCTGGCCCGGACGGGAGAGGTCATCGACTTCCACGCCCGGCACTGGGGGCCCTACCCGTTCGACATCACCGGCGGTGTCGCCCCGGCAGCGGACTTCGGCTTCGCGCTGGAGAACCAGACCCGCCCGGTCTACACGCGCGGCTTCTGGCGCGGTGGTCCGAACATCTACGTGGTCGTGCACGAGCAGGCGCACCAGTGGTACGGCGACAGCGTGAGCGTCGACCAGTGGAAGGACATCTGGCTGAACGAGGGCTTCGCCAGCTTCGCCGAGTGGGCCTGGTCCGAGGACCACGGTGAGGGCAGCGGCGCCGAGCTGCTCGAGGCCTACTACGACCAGATCCCGGCCACGTCGCCCTTCTGGTCGCTCACGATCGGCAACCCGGGCAAGGACCGTGAGTTCTCCGGCGCCGTCTACGACCGCGGGGCGATGACCCTGCAGGCGCTGCGGCAGCGGATCGGCGACCCCGCCTTCTGGCAGGTCATGCGGAACTGGGCGCAGCAGCACCGGTACGGCAACGGGTCGATCCCGCAGTTCATCGCGCTGGCCGAGCGCTCGTCCGGCGAGGACCTCGGCTCGTTCTTCGATGCCTGGCTCTACTCGTCGACGAAGCCGGCGCACACCGTGGCCAACGGCTTCCTGACCGCGAAGGCCGCGGCCAAGGCCGGCGTGGGCGGCCCGCAGGCCGAGCTGCCCCGGTCGAAGCAGAAGATCGACGCCCTGCACCGGGTCCTCGTGGCGCAGGAGCGCGCCGCGGCGGCCGCGCGCTAG
- a CDS encoding Lrp/AsnC family transcriptional regulator encodes MSTLDELDAHLLDLLTSEPRIGVLEASRRLGVARGTVQARLDRLVARGVIRSFAPTLDPRALGYRVTAFANLEIRQGARDRLAEHLGAIPEVLEVHTITGQGDLFCRIVARDNDDLQRVIDVLVADDDIIRTSTVVALACILEQRVLPLVVEAGRR; translated from the coding sequence GTGTCCACCCTGGATGAGCTCGATGCGCACTTGCTGGACCTGCTGACCAGCGAGCCGCGGATCGGCGTGCTGGAGGCCTCGCGGCGGCTCGGGGTGGCCCGCGGCACGGTGCAGGCCCGGCTGGACCGCCTCGTCGCTCGCGGCGTGATCCGCTCGTTCGCGCCGACGCTGGACCCGCGGGCGCTGGGCTACCGGGTCACCGCGTTCGCGAACCTGGAGATCCGCCAGGGCGCGCGGGACCGGCTGGCCGAGCACCTCGGGGCGATCCCGGAGGTGCTGGAGGTGCACACGATCACCGGTCAGGGCGACCTGTTCTGCCGGATCGTCGCGCGCGACAACGACGACCTGCAGCGGGTGATCGACGTGCTGGTCGCCGACGACGACATCATCCGCACCTCGACCGTGGTCGCGCTCGCCTGCATCCTGGAGCAGCGGGTGCTGCCGCTGGTGGTGGAGGCCGGACGTCGCTGA
- a CDS encoding amino acid permease has product MKITRTKPVEDVLAQLADDPDAEEGAPGRRLRKRLGPIDLMGFGIGIVIGTGIFTLTGIEAKNHAGPAVTISFVIAGAVSLLAALCYSELASSVPAAGSAYTYAYATIGEVFAWIIGWDLVLEFALGAAVVARGWSGYLQNLFDLPTWAFGEDAPVNIGAVAIVLVLGVIAVVGIRESARVTNVLVVIKVAVCLFVIVAGAFFVKSANLTPFVPQSQPTPDVSGVKQPLGEVLFGIAPSAFGFAGVLTAAAVVFFAYTGFEAVANLGEETREPARDLPLGLLGTLGIATVLYVGVSFVVTGMVRYDKLDEGAPIASAFDAVGAGWASNLVSIAAVAGLTSVILVDIVAMGRIGFAMGRDGLLPQSVAQVHPKFGTPARITAGTTILVAVIAGLVPLTELADLVSIGTLFAFVVVSIAVPVLRRTRPELKRPFRTPWSPVLPIVSALACLYLMTNLAVETWLRFLAWMLLGLLVYGLYGRRHARLAQLPDDD; this is encoded by the coding sequence ATGAAGATCACCCGGACCAAGCCGGTCGAGGACGTGCTGGCCCAGCTGGCGGACGACCCGGACGCCGAGGAGGGCGCCCCCGGCCGGCGGCTGCGCAAGCGGCTCGGGCCGATCGACCTGATGGGCTTCGGCATCGGGATCGTGATCGGCACCGGCATCTTCACCCTGACCGGGATCGAGGCCAAGAACCACGCCGGCCCCGCGGTCACCATCTCGTTCGTCATCGCCGGAGCCGTCAGCCTGCTCGCCGCGCTCTGCTACTCCGAGCTCGCGTCGTCCGTCCCGGCGGCGGGCAGCGCGTACACCTACGCCTATGCGACCATCGGCGAGGTCTTCGCCTGGATCATCGGCTGGGACCTGGTCCTGGAGTTCGCGCTGGGCGCCGCCGTCGTGGCCCGGGGCTGGTCAGGCTACCTGCAGAACCTGTTCGACCTGCCGACCTGGGCGTTCGGCGAGGACGCGCCCGTCAACATCGGTGCCGTCGCGATCGTGCTCGTGCTCGGCGTCATCGCCGTGGTCGGCATCCGCGAGTCGGCCCGGGTGACGAACGTGCTCGTGGTGATCAAGGTCGCCGTCTGCCTGTTCGTCATCGTGGCCGGCGCCTTCTTCGTCAAGAGCGCCAACCTCACGCCGTTCGTGCCGCAGTCCCAGCCGACACCGGACGTCAGCGGGGTCAAGCAGCCGCTCGGCGAGGTGCTGTTCGGCATCGCGCCGTCCGCGTTCGGGTTCGCCGGAGTACTCACGGCCGCGGCCGTGGTGTTCTTCGCCTACACCGGGTTCGAGGCGGTGGCCAACCTCGGCGAGGAGACCCGCGAGCCGGCGCGCGACCTGCCGCTGGGCCTGCTCGGCACGCTGGGCATCGCCACCGTCCTGTACGTCGGCGTCTCGTTCGTGGTGACCGGCATGGTGCGCTACGACAAGCTGGACGAGGGCGCCCCGATCGCCAGCGCCTTCGACGCCGTCGGTGCCGGGTGGGCGTCGAACCTGGTGTCCATCGCGGCGGTCGCGGGCCTGACCTCCGTGATCCTGGTGGACATCGTGGCCATGGGTCGGATCGGCTTCGCGATGGGTCGCGACGGCCTGCTGCCGCAGTCGGTCGCGCAGGTGCACCCGAAGTTCGGCACCCCGGCCCGGATCACCGCCGGGACGACGATCCTGGTTGCGGTCATCGCCGGGCTCGTCCCGCTGACGGAGCTGGCCGACCTGGTCTCGATCGGGACGCTGTTCGCCTTCGTGGTGGTGTCGATCGCGGTCCCGGTGCTGCGCCGGACGCGGCCTGAGCTGAAGCGCCCGTTCCGCACCCCCTGGTCGCCGGTACTGCCGATCGTGTCCGCGCTGGCCTGCCTCTACCTGATGACGAACCTCGCCGTGGAGACCTGGCTGCGGTTCCTGGCCTGGATGCTGCTCGGACTTCTCGTCTACGGTCTTTACGGACGTCGCCACGCCCGCCTCGCGCAGTTACCCGACGACGACTGA
- the hppD gene encoding 4-hydroxyphenylpyruvate dioxygenase, translating to MTTQADSSAEHISLTEQETEAGLDLQQLQQLVGLVDYDEAKDPFPVTGWDAIVFVVGNATQAAHYYQTAFGMELVAYSGPETGNRDHKAFVLKSGSIKFVLKGGVTPDSALHDHHRRHGDGVVDISLEVPDVDKCVEQARRAGATVVQEPTDVSDEHGTVRIAAIAAYGETRHTLVQRGDYAGPYLPGYVARTGTYVKRDGSPKRMFQALDHIVGNVELGKMDEWVSFYNKVMGFVNMAEFIGDDIATDYSALMSKVVANGNHRVKFPLNEPAIAKKKSQIDEYLEFYDGPGAQHLALATNDILATVDAMRAEGVEFLDTPDSYYEDDELRARIGNVRAPIEELQSRGILVDRDEDGYLLQIFTKPVGDRPTVFFELIERHGSLGFGKGNFKALFEAIEREQDRRGNL from the coding sequence GTGACCACCCAGGCCGACTCGAGCGCCGAGCACATCAGCCTGACCGAGCAGGAGACCGAGGCCGGTCTGGACCTGCAGCAGCTGCAGCAGCTCGTCGGGCTCGTCGACTACGACGAGGCGAAGGACCCGTTCCCGGTCACCGGCTGGGACGCGATCGTCTTCGTGGTGGGCAACGCCACCCAGGCCGCGCACTACTACCAGACGGCCTTCGGCATGGAGCTCGTCGCCTACAGCGGCCCCGAGACCGGCAACCGCGACCACAAGGCGTTCGTGCTCAAGAGCGGGTCGATCAAGTTCGTGCTCAAGGGCGGCGTCACGCCGGACAGTGCGTTGCACGACCACCACCGCCGGCACGGCGACGGCGTCGTCGACATCTCGCTCGAGGTCCCCGACGTCGACAAGTGCGTCGAGCAGGCCCGCCGCGCCGGTGCGACCGTCGTGCAGGAGCCGACCGACGTCAGCGACGAGCACGGCACCGTGCGGATCGCCGCCATCGCGGCGTACGGCGAGACCCGGCACACCCTGGTCCAGCGCGGCGACTACGCCGGCCCGTACCTGCCCGGCTACGTCGCGCGCACCGGCACCTACGTCAAGCGCGACGGCTCACCGAAGCGCATGTTCCAGGCGCTGGACCACATCGTCGGCAACGTCGAGCTCGGCAAGATGGACGAGTGGGTCAGCTTCTACAACAAGGTGATGGGCTTCGTGAACATGGCGGAGTTCATCGGCGACGACATCGCGACCGACTACTCGGCGCTGATGAGCAAGGTCGTCGCGAACGGCAACCACCGGGTGAAGTTCCCGCTGAACGAGCCGGCGATCGCCAAGAAGAAGAGCCAGATCGACGAGTACCTGGAGTTCTACGACGGCCCGGGTGCGCAGCACCTGGCGCTGGCCACGAACGACATCCTGGCCACGGTCGACGCCATGCGGGCCGAGGGCGTGGAGTTCCTGGACACCCCGGACTCCTACTACGAGGACGACGAGCTGCGGGCCCGCATCGGCAACGTGCGGGCGCCGATCGAGGAGCTGCAGAGCCGCGGCATCCTGGTCGACCGCGACGAGGACGGCTACCTGCTGCAGATCTTCACCAAGCCCGTGGGCGACCGGCCGACCGTGTTCTTCGAGCTGATCGAGCGGCACGGCTCGCTCGGCTTCGGCAAGGGCAACTTCAAGGCCCTGTTCGAGGCCATCGAGCGCGAGCAGGACCGCCGCGGCAACCTCTGA
- a CDS encoding RDD family protein gives MTSPSPGWYPDPHIEMLMRWWDGTSWTDDTYERVEPIEIWHHTGGMPEGPGPVDRPVPAAGRPAASAPQPARPAQPQGARPTPDREAPRTDDGVPVAGWWMRAGARMIDWVITGLLAWLIAWNQSAAVLDSIGSQFNAALKATEAGQDPSPITYDQATIEALFIISLAWVLVSLLYNVGFLLWRDATPGKLVFGLMVRRWVPGEALTVLVVVRRWLGFEAASVLSYIGTLYLLLDVLWPLRDARRQALHDKIAGTCVVRRADQSAIPLTPGPTDQSH, from the coding sequence ATGACGTCCCCGAGCCCCGGCTGGTACCCCGACCCGCACATCGAGATGCTGATGCGCTGGTGGGACGGGACGAGCTGGACCGACGACACCTACGAGCGGGTCGAGCCGATCGAGATCTGGCACCACACCGGGGGGATGCCGGAGGGGCCGGGGCCGGTCGACCGACCGGTTCCCGCGGCCGGCCGCCCCGCCGCCTCTGCGCCGCAGCCGGCGCGCCCGGCACAGCCCCAGGGCGCTCGACCGACGCCGGACCGGGAGGCGCCGCGCACGGACGACGGCGTGCCGGTCGCGGGGTGGTGGATGCGCGCCGGGGCCCGGATGATCGACTGGGTGATCACCGGGCTGCTGGCCTGGCTGATCGCGTGGAACCAGAGCGCCGCGGTCCTCGACTCCATCGGGTCGCAGTTCAACGCCGCGCTGAAGGCGACCGAGGCCGGGCAGGACCCGAGCCCGATCACCTACGACCAGGCGACCATCGAGGCGTTGTTCATCATCTCGCTGGCCTGGGTGCTGGTGTCGCTGCTGTACAACGTGGGCTTCCTGCTCTGGCGGGACGCGACACCGGGCAAGCTCGTGTTCGGCCTGATGGTGCGCCGCTGGGTGCCGGGCGAGGCGCTGACCGTGCTGGTCGTCGTCCGGCGCTGGCTCGGCTTCGAGGCCGCCTCGGTGCTGTCCTACATCGGGACGCTGTACCTCCTGCTCGACGTCCTCTGGCCGCTGCGCGACGCGCGCCGTCAGGCGCTGCACGACAAGATCGCGGGGACCTGCGTGGTCCGGCGGGCCGACCAGTCGGCGATCCCGCTGACCCCAGGGCCGACCGACCAGTCCCACTGA